One genomic segment of Natrialbaceae archaeon AArc-T1-2 includes these proteins:
- a CDS encoding tripartite tricarboxylate transporter TctB family protein, producing MSSLENEEPLNGGDERTEDRCESIDDSFFLALVKPLVFPTLGLVFALLYLHSTYGRIDLSNLTYPYVIIGSLLALLASVYVSEIRSVVQKKDRYELDTKEALSDLIDEWKMSIVVCVIAVVYVGVIDTVGFFTSSALAMIALMSLSDVDYKVLVAVTVFTIGMIYVLFIGVLDVRPPEGFLI from the coding sequence ATGTCCAGTCTCGAGAACGAAGAACCACTGAACGGGGGTGACGAACGGACAGAGGACCGGTGCGAATCGATCGACGATTCGTTTTTTTTGGCGCTAGTAAAGCCGTTAGTGTTCCCGACGCTCGGGCTCGTGTTTGCGCTTCTTTATCTTCACTCGACGTACGGACGAATCGACCTATCCAACCTGACGTATCCATACGTTATCATCGGATCGCTGCTTGCTTTACTCGCCTCGGTGTACGTGAGTGAGATCCGATCAGTCGTTCAGAAGAAAGACCGGTACGAACTCGACACGAAAGAGGCGTTGTCGGATTTGATCGACGAGTGGAAGATGTCGATCGTCGTCTGTGTCATCGCCGTCGTATATGTCGGTGTCATCGACACCGTCGGCTTCTTCACGAGCTCGGCACTGGCGATGATCGCTCTCATGTCTCTCAGTGACGTCGATTACAAGGTGCTGGTCGCGGTTACCGTCTTCACGATCGGGATGATTTACGTCCTGTTTATCGGCGTCCTGGACGTCCGGCCACCGGAGGGGTTCCTCATATGA
- a CDS encoding tripartite tricarboxylate transporter permease, producing the protein MIGNLAAGIEILLTPTNILLIMFAVIVGIVAGAIPGFTGTNTVAIVLPFTLAMTPETAIVFMAAIYVGANYGGAIPAALINTPGTAGATATVLDAYPMSKKGKAGQAIGISILASGIGGIISAIVIVALLNPLGSVALMFGQPEYFALALFGIIALASVLGENVRKGLISGLLGLLIAAVTLDPITGQSRLDFGFPELVSDVPFVPIIVGLFAISELMYLIKKRQISDADFDISSMSEVKKGAKQVLARPFQTLRAISIGTLIGAIPGAGTSVANFISWGEAKRASDKPEEFGDGSPEGVIASEGSNNAVTSSSLLPTLVLGIPGSGTTAVMLGALLLHGIQPGPNLMAEFGAEATAIMLSLLIANLVLIAFAFAISKYIVRVVLLPTEWLVPVILVLTAIGIFSLNNSLFEVRFMILFGILGFIMREYDYSLIPMVLGVILGPLAEGAFRRTLELGNGDVTLFFINSPITVILWVLIVAVFFSDHISRFFKSLLSRV; encoded by the coding sequence ATGATCGGAAACCTCGCTGCAGGAATCGAGATCCTGTTAACGCCAACGAACATCCTCCTGATCATGTTTGCAGTCATTGTCGGGATCGTAGCTGGGGCTATCCCCGGTTTCACAGGGACGAACACGGTCGCTATCGTTCTCCCGTTTACCCTCGCGATGACGCCGGAAACCGCCATCGTCTTTATGGCTGCGATATACGTCGGTGCGAACTACGGTGGCGCGATCCCCGCCGCCTTGATTAACACACCGGGTACGGCTGGCGCAACCGCTACCGTCCTGGACGCCTACCCGATGAGCAAAAAGGGCAAGGCTGGACAGGCGATCGGGATCTCCATACTGGCCAGTGGAATCGGCGGAATCATCTCGGCGATCGTCATCGTGGCCTTACTGAACCCGCTCGGCTCTGTCGCGCTTATGTTCGGTCAGCCCGAGTACTTCGCGCTGGCGCTTTTCGGCATCATCGCGTTGGCTTCTGTCCTCGGCGAAAACGTCAGGAAAGGCCTCATTTCGGGACTTTTGGGTCTGTTGATCGCGGCCGTGACCCTCGACCCGATCACCGGACAGAGTCGACTCGATTTCGGCTTCCCGGAACTCGTTTCTGACGTGCCGTTCGTTCCGATCATCGTCGGCCTGTTCGCCATCTCGGAGTTGATGTATCTAATCAAGAAGCGACAAATTAGCGACGCCGACTTCGATATCAGCTCGATGTCGGAAGTCAAAAAAGGAGCAAAGCAGGTCCTCGCCCGACCGTTCCAGACCCTTCGAGCGATCTCTATCGGAACACTAATCGGCGCGATTCCCGGTGCCGGGACGTCCGTCGCGAACTTCATCAGCTGGGGCGAGGCGAAACGGGCGTCGGACAAGCCGGAGGAGTTCGGCGATGGATCTCCCGAAGGCGTGATCGCCTCCGAGGGGTCGAACAACGCCGTTACCTCGAGTTCGTTGCTCCCAACGCTCGTGCTCGGTATTCCAGGCAGTGGTACGACGGCAGTTATGCTGGGCGCGCTGTTGCTTCACGGGATCCAGCCCGGACCGAACCTCATGGCCGAGTTCGGTGCCGAGGCAACGGCGATCATGCTGTCGCTGCTGATAGCCAACCTCGTCCTTATCGCGTTCGCGTTCGCCATTTCGAAGTATATCGTTCGAGTAGTGCTCTTGCCGACGGAGTGGCTGGTGCCGGTCATCCTCGTCTTGACCGCGATCGGGATATTCTCGCTGAACAACTCCCTCTTCGAGGTGCGATTCATGATCCTGTTCGGCATCCTCGGGTTCATCATGCGGGAGTACGACTACTCGCTGATTCCGATGGTACTCGGCGTCATCCTGGGCCCGCTAGCCGAGGGGGCGTTCCGCCGAACGCTGGAGTTGGGTAACGGAGATGTTACCCTCTTCTTCATCAACAGTCCGATCACCGTCATCCTCTGGGTACTCATCGTCGCCGTGTTCTTCTCGGACCACATCTCGCGGTTCTTCAAAAGCCTCCTCTCACGGGTGTAA